A window from Cydia pomonella isolate Wapato2018A chromosome 8, ilCydPomo1, whole genome shotgun sequence encodes these proteins:
- the LOC133520544 gene encoding uncharacterized protein LOC133520544 isoform X1: protein MMRRGSMAILGGGEPLIVVEESGAEEEASYRSPVATRGLSIDQESPPDPYHLSPWRDTRKHSLPTPSCTTGPTASQVRRLSERGEGAAREAREAAFLATLSQVQPQPGGRRHSVVTISRVPQALFGRGRRESIAAFPALGRRRDSVKKCPPATETLGSTHNLQLDIMDDIVQARKVRMRLWNTSSERVCEVQPLDERSPMSGSVRYTNRGRRHSDFVGSPLPPIPARRRASEMPPPPPIPPRSGAGVVCTDTDLHHMLNALTSSSTEIDLCGKPERTRRLADTRSSSFDASTLRDKPPGSGTTWFTRRHQTLATKKKVNEPQKKSKVTFAPDAKQAPGDIAAVVWDQPSGSIVDASALGSAIEVFLRKGGAGDPGVSGTTATTLKETGKSTGARPKVPEPPGASRSSGRPGDERWCPTRPEDDEGAQGCDATLCTSLKDLFV, encoded by the exons ATGATGCGGCGCGGCTCAATGGCCATCCTCGGCGGCGGGGAACCGCTGATAGTGGTGGAAGAGAGCGGCGCGGAAGAAGAGGCCTCCTACCGTAGCCCGGTGGCCACGCGCGGCCTGTCCATCGACCAGGAGTCCCCACCCGACCCGTACCACTTGTCACCGTGGCGCGACACCCGCAAGCACTCCCTGCCCACGCCTTCTTGTACTACCGGCCCAACTGCTAGTCAG GTCCGTCGTCTATCAGAGCGAGGAGAAGGCGCCGCTCGCGAAGCACGCGAAGCTGCTTTCCTAGCGACACTGAGCCAGGTCCAGCCACAACCAGGTGGTCGAAG ACATTCCGTTGTGACAATATCACGCGTGCCACAAGCGCTGTTCGGGCGAGGTCGCCGCGAGTCAATCGCCGCCTTCCCCGCGCTGGGCCGCCGTCGGGACTCAGTTAAGAAAT GTCCACCAGCAACCGAAACATTAGGCAGCACCCATAATTTACAACTCGACATCATGGATGACATCGTACAAGCCCGGAAAGTACGCATGCGCCTTTGGAACACCTCTAGTGAACGCGTCTGTGAGGTGCAGCCACTGGACGAACGCTCGCCGATGAGCGGGTCCGTGCGATACACGAACCGTGGCCGACGGCACTCTGACTTCGTCGGGTCGCCATTGCCGCCTATTCCTGCTCGCCGACGTGCCTCCGAGATGCCACCACCACCGCCCATCCCACCGCGAAGCGGCGCTGGCGTTGTCTGCACTGACACAGATCTCCATCACATGCTTAATGCGCTCACATCTTCTTCCACTGAAATAGACCTCTGCGGCAAGCCCGAACGAACACGACGATTGGCCGACACGCGCTCTAGCAGCTTCGACGCGTCAACTTTGCGAGACAAACCCCCAGGATCAGGCACTACTTGGTTCACGCGACGCCATCAGACCTTGGCCACAAAGAAGAAAGTAAACGAACCACAGAAAAAATCCAAAGTCACTTTTGCACCAGACGCTAAACAAGCCCCGGGGGATATAGCGGCGGTCGTGTGGGATCAGCCGTCTGGTTCGATCGTAGATGCCAGCGCCCTTGGAAGTGCAATTGAAGTTTTTCTCAGGAAGGGTGGAGCAGGAGACCCTGGAGTTTCGGGGACTACGGCCACCACTTTGAAAGAGACAGGAAAAAGTACTGGCGCACGACCCAAAGTGCCGGAGCCGCCAGGAGCATCTCGGTCGTCGGGCCGACCCGGTGACGAGCGCTGGTGTCCCACCAGGCCCGAAGACGATGAAGGAGCGCAGGGATGCGATGCAACCCTGTGCACATCATTAAAAGACCTTTTCGTGTAG
- the LOC133520544 gene encoding uncharacterized protein LOC133520544 isoform X2 yields the protein MMRRGSMAILGGGEPLIVVEESGAEEEASYRSPVATRGLSIDQESPPDPYHLSPWRDTRKHSLPTPSCTTGPTASQVRRLSERGEGAAREAREAAFLATLSQVQPQPGGRRHSVVTISRVPQALFGRGRRESIAAFPALGRRRDSVKKSTETLGSTHNLQLDIMDDIVQARKVRMRLWNTSSERVCEVQPLDERSPMSGSVRYTNRGRRHSDFVGSPLPPIPARRRASEMPPPPPIPPRSGAGVVCTDTDLHHMLNALTSSSTEIDLCGKPERTRRLADTRSSSFDASTLRDKPPGSGTTWFTRRHQTLATKKKVNEPQKKSKVTFAPDAKQAPGDIAAVVWDQPSGSIVDASALGSAIEVFLRKGGAGDPGVSGTTATTLKETGKSTGARPKVPEPPGASRSSGRPGDERWCPTRPEDDEGAQGCDATLCTSLKDLFV from the exons ATGATGCGGCGCGGCTCAATGGCCATCCTCGGCGGCGGGGAACCGCTGATAGTGGTGGAAGAGAGCGGCGCGGAAGAAGAGGCCTCCTACCGTAGCCCGGTGGCCACGCGCGGCCTGTCCATCGACCAGGAGTCCCCACCCGACCCGTACCACTTGTCACCGTGGCGCGACACCCGCAAGCACTCCCTGCCCACGCCTTCTTGTACTACCGGCCCAACTGCTAGTCAG GTCCGTCGTCTATCAGAGCGAGGAGAAGGCGCCGCTCGCGAAGCACGCGAAGCTGCTTTCCTAGCGACACTGAGCCAGGTCCAGCCACAACCAGGTGGTCGAAG ACATTCCGTTGTGACAATATCACGCGTGCCACAAGCGCTGTTCGGGCGAGGTCGCCGCGAGTCAATCGCCGCCTTCCCCGCGCTGGGCCGCCGTCGGGACTCAGTTAAGAAAT CAACCGAAACATTAGGCAGCACCCATAATTTACAACTCGACATCATGGATGACATCGTACAAGCCCGGAAAGTACGCATGCGCCTTTGGAACACCTCTAGTGAACGCGTCTGTGAGGTGCAGCCACTGGACGAACGCTCGCCGATGAGCGGGTCCGTGCGATACACGAACCGTGGCCGACGGCACTCTGACTTCGTCGGGTCGCCATTGCCGCCTATTCCTGCTCGCCGACGTGCCTCCGAGATGCCACCACCACCGCCCATCCCACCGCGAAGCGGCGCTGGCGTTGTCTGCACTGACACAGATCTCCATCACATGCTTAATGCGCTCACATCTTCTTCCACTGAAATAGACCTCTGCGGCAAGCCCGAACGAACACGACGATTGGCCGACACGCGCTCTAGCAGCTTCGACGCGTCAACTTTGCGAGACAAACCCCCAGGATCAGGCACTACTTGGTTCACGCGACGCCATCAGACCTTGGCCACAAAGAAGAAAGTAAACGAACCACAGAAAAAATCCAAAGTCACTTTTGCACCAGACGCTAAACAAGCCCCGGGGGATATAGCGGCGGTCGTGTGGGATCAGCCGTCTGGTTCGATCGTAGATGCCAGCGCCCTTGGAAGTGCAATTGAAGTTTTTCTCAGGAAGGGTGGAGCAGGAGACCCTGGAGTTTCGGGGACTACGGCCACCACTTTGAAAGAGACAGGAAAAAGTACTGGCGCACGACCCAAAGTGCCGGAGCCGCCAGGAGCATCTCGGTCGTCGGGCCGACCCGGTGACGAGCGCTGGTGTCCCACCAGGCCCGAAGACGATGAAGGAGCGCAGGGATGCGATGCAACCCTGTGCACATCATTAAAAGACCTTTTCGTGTAG